In Methanooceanicella nereidis, the following proteins share a genomic window:
- a CDS encoding flippase yields the protein MSSVKVISKNIRSLFFAQIVTMTAGIIMTMFIARTLGDANYGKLAFSQTFISLLIIFADLGLNTFATREISRYKELTDTYFKNIMIIKIILSIFTIILIASLINLLNYPADTVTIVYLIGISILLNNFSLFFRSIFRAYDKMEYEAFLNITTSVFKLGLVFIVLHQGYGLIEIGYAFIAAEILNFVLSFIISIKKFTRPKLDIDVSIWKDILIQAIPYGITVFIGLIYLKIDIVILSMIKGYAVVGWYEASCTIIYALVFIPTILNYAIFPVTSRLFITSRDSMKTVTERLLKYSFIISVPILFTLIILSRDIILLIFGEKFESSILILQIMSLYISFRFVNYVLGNTLSSINKEPSRTFCAFIVATVNIALNVMLIPAFSYTGAAVTTVVTEALLFVLYYYYNNRLFYKVPLKSLFFKPIIACFCTMMIVIVFNWLNPILLAALSTACFITALIMTGAFDDYDKKLAKTLFLDNDLIGKVFKNERAGD from the coding sequence ATGAGTTCGGTGAAAGTCATATCAAAGAACATACGGTCACTTTTTTTCGCCCAAATAGTAACTATGACTGCCGGGATCATAATGACCATGTTCATAGCGAGAACTCTTGGTGACGCTAATTACGGTAAACTTGCTTTTTCCCAGACGTTTATCAGCCTGTTGATAATATTTGCTGACCTGGGCCTGAATACATTCGCTACAAGGGAGATATCGAGGTATAAAGAACTTACTGACACGTATTTTAAAAATATAATGATAATAAAAATAATATTATCGATATTTACGATCATATTAATAGCGTCACTGATCAATTTATTGAATTACCCTGCCGACACCGTCACAATAGTATATCTGATCGGCATCTCTATCCTGCTAAATAATTTCTCGCTATTCTTCAGGTCCATATTCAGGGCGTATGATAAAATGGAATATGAAGCCTTCCTGAATATCACGACCAGTGTCTTTAAGCTGGGACTGGTATTTATCGTATTGCACCAAGGGTATGGACTTATAGAGATCGGATATGCGTTCATAGCGGCAGAGATCCTCAATTTCGTTCTAAGTTTTATCATATCGATAAAAAAATTTACCAGGCCAAAGCTGGATATTGATGTAAGCATATGGAAGGACATACTGATCCAGGCGATCCCGTATGGCATCACAGTATTTATCGGGCTAATATACCTGAAGATCGATATAGTGATACTATCGATGATAAAGGGCTATGCCGTTGTCGGCTGGTATGAAGCATCCTGTACCATCATCTACGCTCTTGTATTTATCCCCACAATATTGAATTATGCCATATTCCCGGTAACGTCAAGGCTTTTCATCACGTCCAGGGATTCGATGAAGACAGTGACCGAGAGATTATTAAAATACTCTTTTATCATATCCGTACCCATACTTTTTACATTGATCATCTTATCAAGGGACATCATATTATTGATATTCGGAGAAAAGTTCGAGAGCTCGATCCTGATACTGCAGATCATGAGCCTGTATATATCGTTCAGGTTCGTGAACTACGTGCTGGGAAATACCTTATCGTCCATTAATAAGGAGCCTTCGAGGACATTTTGCGCGTTCATAGTAGCAACGGTCAATATCGCATTAAACGTCATGCTCATCCCGGCATTCAGCTATACGGGGGCGGCGGTAACTACAGTGGTCACGGAAGCCCTGTTATTTGTCCTGTATTACTATTACAACAATAGACTATTCTATAAGGTGCCGTTAAAAAGCCTGTTCTTTAAGCCAATTATAGCTTGCTTTTGTACCATGATGATCGTGATCGTTTTTAACTGGCTTAACCCGATCCTGCTGGCCGCGTTAAGCACTGCCTGCTTCATAACGGCATTAATTATGACAGGGGCGTTTGACGATTATGATAAAAAGTTAGCTAAGACATTATTTTTGGATAATGATCTTATCGGGAAGGTGTTTAAAAATGAACGTGCGGGCGATTAG
- a CDS encoding Coenzyme F420 hydrogenase/dehydrogenase, beta subunit C-terminal domain, translating to MNVRAIRDGSCTGCGTCAAFCHKGAIRLNIDEARGVYYPNVSENSCDECGICLKVCPGNDADLYSLNEQVSGKKQMDVFIGNYLNCYTGYSNDEKTRSDSTSGGLVTGLLIYALESGIIDGALVTRMSRTDQLIPEPFIARTKEDIIDASGSKYCPVPLNALLKEVISSKKGEKFAVVGLPCHIHGMKKASSVFKELNDKIVLYIGLFCNHTPNFFALPSILDRMNIKKDDITKINYRHNGWPGFITVTAAEKEYKIPFSDGWSIMGSYLFYPKRCLLCSDGLAELSDISFGDAWLPEYMKDKAGTSIAISRSDKADYLINKMSASGRITIGRIDAEKVAVSQKIMLYLKKKNINSRIRLLKSDMSCDNVLSPGPVDYALALYPVICHKLSRRKFTKYLPVKAIKAMEYVHLRLCNLRARSILHHRNDD from the coding sequence ATGAACGTGCGGGCGATTAGGGACGGGAGCTGTACCGGTTGCGGCACATGCGCTGCATTTTGCCATAAAGGTGCTATCCGGCTAAACATAGACGAGGCCCGGGGAGTGTATTATCCGAACGTATCCGAAAACAGTTGTGATGAATGCGGCATCTGTTTAAAAGTCTGTCCGGGGAACGACGCCGATCTTTATTCCCTGAACGAACAGGTATCCGGAAAAAAGCAAATGGACGTATTTATTGGAAACTACCTGAATTGTTATACAGGGTATAGTAATGATGAAAAGACCAGGAGTGACTCTACATCCGGAGGATTGGTGACCGGGCTGCTGATATACGCCCTGGAGTCAGGTATCATTGACGGGGCGTTGGTGACAAGGATGTCCCGGACAGACCAGTTAATACCGGAACCTTTCATAGCGAGGACCAAAGAGGATATCATCGATGCTTCAGGGTCAAAATATTGTCCGGTGCCGTTGAACGCCTTGTTAAAAGAAGTCATCTCATCAAAGAAAGGAGAAAAGTTTGCCGTCGTCGGGCTTCCCTGCCATATTCACGGGATGAAAAAAGCGTCTTCGGTCTTTAAAGAATTAAATGATAAGATCGTATTGTACATCGGATTATTCTGTAACCATACTCCGAATTTTTTTGCTTTACCATCCATACTGGACAGGATGAACATTAAAAAGGATGATATCACAAAAATAAATTATCGTCATAACGGATGGCCCGGTTTCATAACGGTGACTGCGGCAGAAAAGGAGTATAAGATACCTTTTAGTGACGGCTGGAGTATAATGGGATCCTATTTATTTTATCCTAAAAGATGCTTGCTGTGCAGCGATGGCCTGGCAGAGCTTTCCGACATATCTTTCGGTGATGCTTGGCTACCGGAGTATATGAAGGATAAAGCAGGAACGTCGATAGCCATAAGCAGAAGCGATAAGGCGGATTATCTGATAAATAAGATGTCAGCTTCAGGAAGGATAACTATCGGTCGGATAGATGCCGAAAAAGTCGCCGTATCCCAAAAAATAATGCTTTATTTAAAAAAGAAAAACATAAACTCAAGGATAAGGCTATTAAAAAGTGATATGTCCTGCGATAATGTTTTGAGTCCGGGCCCGGTAGACTATGCTTTAGCATTATACCCCGTTATCTGCCATAAGCTTTCGAGAAGAAAATTCACTAAATACTTGCCGGTAAAAGCCATAAAAGCCATGGAATATGTCCATCTAAGGCTTTGTAATCTCAGAGCAAGATCGATCCTGCACCATAGGAACGATGATTAA
- a CDS encoding polysaccharide pyruvyl transferase family protein, translating to MKISIINNYPGFNKGNEALLNSILTSLNDKFPDAEFNVYTYDLELNYSIKKDYIRGIKVNFHRELGKIGINKKLIRTFLITVSLLLYRFPGNIKIFNGNGIKEFADSDLVISTGGDVLTEDYGPRSLYSCYLNILYGKLLKKPVVLYAESIGPFHNAINRRMSKIVLNKADLITLREELSEKNLKEIGVNDPIIKVTADSAFLLEPADENRIKEILNIEGPGIHPGPMIGFSVSSIISDYGFEGIENKSEKYEMYVRTISEAVDHITGKYDATVIFVPHVIHPRHDDRKVANDIKKHIKDISGCVLIEGDYKAEELKGIIGKCDLFIGSRMHSTIASTSMGVPTIALAYSQKMHGIIGKMLGQKKYVIDIKELDKDKLISKIDEAWSDRESIKKDLSARMEDVKNLSKQNAELVYGVMARLKKGI from the coding sequence ATGAAGATAAGTATCATAAATAATTATCCCGGGTTCAATAAAGGTAATGAGGCTCTGTTAAACTCTATCCTCACATCCTTGAATGATAAATTCCCCGACGCAGAGTTCAACGTGTATACATATGATCTCGAGTTGAATTATTCTATTAAAAAAGACTATATCAGAGGGATAAAAGTAAATTTCCATAGAGAACTGGGTAAAATAGGTATTAATAAAAAACTTATCAGGACATTTCTCATCACCGTGTCCCTCTTATTATATAGATTCCCGGGAAATATAAAGATCTTTAACGGAAACGGTATCAAGGAATTCGCGGATTCCGACCTCGTGATCAGCACCGGGGGAGATGTCCTGACAGAGGATTATGGGCCGCGGTCGCTCTATAGCTGTTATCTAAACATACTTTATGGAAAATTATTAAAAAAGCCCGTGGTCTTATATGCAGAATCGATAGGGCCGTTCCATAATGCTATCAATAGACGGATGTCAAAGATAGTTTTGAATAAGGCAGACCTGATCACGCTCAGGGAAGAGCTTTCGGAAAAAAACCTGAAGGAGATCGGTGTCAATGACCCGATAATAAAGGTCACGGCAGATTCCGCGTTTTTACTGGAACCGGCGGACGAGAATAGGATAAAAGAGATACTGAATATTGAAGGGCCCGGCATACATCCCGGACCGATGATAGGATTTTCGGTCAGCAGTATCATATCGGATTATGGATTTGAGGGTATAGAAAATAAGAGCGAAAAATATGAAATGTACGTGAGAACGATCTCTGAGGCCGTAGATCATATCACAGGGAAATATGATGCCACGGTCATCTTCGTTCCCCATGTAATACATCCAAGGCATGATGACAGAAAAGTCGCTAACGATATTAAAAAACATATAAAGGACATTTCCGGATGTGTGCTGATCGAAGGCGACTATAAGGCGGAGGAGTTGAAGGGGATCATCGGGAAATGCGATCTTTTTATCGGCTCGCGGATGCACTCGACGATCGCCTCTACATCTATGGGAGTCCCGACGATAGCACTGGCATATTCACAAAAGATGCATGGCATTATCGGAAAAATGCTTGGCCAAAAAAAATATGTCATAGATATAAAAGAATTAGACAAAGATAAGCTGATATCGAAGATAGATGAGGCATGGAGCGATAGGGAGAGCATCAAAAAGGACCTGTCGGCCAGAATGGAAGATGTCAAAAACCTGTCAAAACAAAATGCGGAGCTTGTTTACGGCGTTATGGCGAGGCTTAAAAAAGGAATATGA
- a CDS encoding glycosyltransferase family 4 protein, translating to MSIKILHVVPYGVYPPKSGGALRVFSLGTEMSKYNEVYLFAQGIRKFELRSGLRSRNIPINKNYMEYRYVNILSVIISYISGKISAPPVFAGDILNLFGDGCLDKWIKECDLIQVEHPWQFDHIYSRCPENVPLVLVEQNVEYNLFSDILNDGSFISKKILKNIYRKEKFAVENADAIFVVSRDDKDSIMSAYGIDGNKIHVIPNGVDTIKFYPATSSEKADAKERLGLTDKKVILFTGSAYGPNYDAIGEILKISGKIKRDDIAFLVVGRAGERFNDTDNVTFTGLVDDISVYFKAADMAINPMVTGGGTNLKVLEYLSAGLPTISTGTGARGLEIENGKDILIAGLELFPDMIIQLLDDERSNIKLKESGRESVVKNYDWKVIAKKQNDIFESLIGQCRMR from the coding sequence ATGTCCATCAAGATCCTCCATGTAGTGCCATATGGCGTATATCCGCCCAAGAGCGGCGGAGCTCTCAGGGTTTTTAGCTTAGGCACAGAGATGTCAAAATATAATGAAGTCTATCTTTTCGCCCAGGGAATACGCAAATTTGAACTCAGGTCCGGATTAAGGTCACGAAATATCCCTATAAATAAAAATTACATGGAATATCGATATGTAAATATTCTATCTGTCATTATTTCTTATATCTCAGGAAAAATATCGGCACCGCCGGTATTTGCCGGAGATATATTGAATCTTTTTGGCGACGGATGCCTGGATAAGTGGATAAAAGAATGTGACCTGATCCAGGTCGAGCATCCATGGCAATTTGATCATATCTATTCAAGATGTCCTGAAAACGTGCCTCTTGTCCTGGTCGAACAGAACGTGGAGTATAACCTTTTTTCGGATATTTTAAATGACGGCTCGTTTATTTCCAAAAAGATCTTAAAGAACATTTACCGGAAAGAAAAATTCGCGGTAGAGAATGCCGATGCGATATTTGTCGTATCACGGGATGATAAGGATTCGATCATGAGCGCGTATGGCATCGATGGAAATAAAATACATGTGATCCCGAACGGTGTCGATACGATCAAATTCTATCCGGCAACATCTTCGGAAAAGGCAGATGCGAAAGAAAGGCTTGGCCTGACGGATAAAAAGGTAATATTATTCACGGGCTCGGCATACGGCCCCAACTATGATGCCATAGGGGAAATTTTAAAGATATCCGGAAAAATAAAAAGGGACGATATCGCCTTTTTAGTTGTCGGCAGGGCCGGCGAGCGGTTTAACGACACGGATAATGTGACTTTCACAGGTTTAGTGGATGATATATCTGTCTACTTTAAGGCTGCTGATATGGCGATAAACCCTATGGTCACAGGAGGCGGGACAAACCTGAAAGTGCTGGAGTATCTTTCGGCCGGGCTACCGACAATATCTACCGGGACCGGCGCACGCGGACTGGAAATAGAAAACGGGAAGGACATTTTGATAGCAGGACTGGAACTATTCCCCGACATGATAATACAGTTGCTGGACGATGAGCGCTCTAATATAAAATTAAAGGAAAGCGGCAGGGAATCTGTCGTAAAAAATTATGACTGGAAAGTTATCGCAAAAAAGCAAAACGACATATTTGAATCACTGATCGGTCAATGCCGGATGCGATGA
- a CDS encoding glycosyltransferase family 4 protein: MLISFVGRGGMLHYMSHYASSISLTGEVFAVIPDDADAGNFRGPVNILRIPVASGIFRTFLSSFDLPAIYRLIKTINAIKPDVIHMISPHPMNLYICAFCDRGIKQVYTLHDPELHEERLIKRILKPLLSLADDITASRADKVIVHGNSLKDICVRKGMPENKIEVIPMGSFSFFTEHGQGSGSIPGDRFASKKIALFFGRIEPYKGLDHFINAAKQAAQAVPDALFVIAGRGNMKPYERLIRDDGRFFIINKYIPDDEVNQLFSASDIVVLPYISATQSGVVPVAYAFKKPVIVTGVGSLPEIVDDGITGLIVPPKDIKCLSGAMIRLLTDDGLRKEMGENAYEKMKNELSWEKISGMSLDIYKKIIS; the protein is encoded by the coding sequence ATGCTGATATCGTTCGTAGGGCGGGGAGGGATGCTACATTACATGTCTCATTACGCTTCCAGCATATCATTAACAGGAGAGGTCTTCGCGGTCATCCCTGACGATGCCGATGCGGGTAATTTCAGGGGGCCTGTCAATATATTAAGAATACCTGTAGCATCAGGGATCTTCCGGACGTTCTTATCATCGTTTGATCTCCCGGCCATATACCGGCTAATAAAAACGATCAATGCTATCAAGCCTGATGTCATCCACATGATCTCGCCCCATCCCATGAATTTATATATTTGCGCATTCTGTGACCGTGGCATAAAACAGGTATACACTCTGCACGATCCGGAGCTTCATGAGGAACGTCTGATAAAAAGGATCTTAAAGCCTTTGCTATCCCTTGCCGACGACATCACCGCTTCCAGGGCGGATAAGGTCATCGTGCATGGTAACTCTCTAAAGGATATTTGTGTCCGTAAAGGGATGCCGGAAAACAAGATCGAGGTCATACCCATGGGAAGCTTTTCTTTCTTCACGGAACATGGTCAGGGCTCCGGCTCTATCCCGGGCGACCGGTTCGCATCGAAAAAGATAGCTTTGTTCTTCGGCAGGATAGAGCCTTACAAAGGGCTGGACCATTTTATAAATGCCGCAAAACAGGCGGCCCAAGCTGTTCCTGACGCTCTCTTCGTTATCGCCGGGAGAGGTAATATGAAGCCTTACGAGAGGCTGATCAGGGATGACGGCCGGTTTTTTATCATTAATAAATATATTCCGGATGACGAAGTCAATCAGCTATTTTCCGCATCCGATATCGTCGTTCTGCCGTACATCAGCGCGACGCAGAGCGGAGTAGTGCCTGTTGCCTATGCGTTTAAAAAACCGGTAATTGTGACCGGAGTGGGCTCGCTGCCGGAGATAGTCGACGATGGCATTACCGGGCTCATCGTGCCTCCAAAGGACATAAAATGCCTGTCCGGTGCAATGATACGATTATTAACTGACGATGGTCTCAGAAAGGAGATGGGTGAGAACGCTTATGAAAAAATGAAAAATGAGCTGTCATGGGAAAAGATTTCCGGAATGTCCCTGGATATTTATAAAAAGATAATATCTTAA
- a CDS encoding glycosyltransferase family 4 protein, which translates to MMPKKVLVLTTTFPRWNGDVRPEFVYDLSKWLQKNDMEIVVLAPHHPGAKKYEVMEGIKVYRYRYFIPVKYQRLVYGGGVLPNIKQSWLAKVQVPVLFLSGLYCAGRIIKKENIDIVHSHWIIPGGLTGSLCSHFFKTRHLMTLHGAGLFALEKMPFKKAIAGYILKNSDGVTVVSEHIKKRLLDLAGDMRNYPPQDVSVLPMGIYPGEFLAVDNKEELKIRHGISYKNVILFIGRLVDKKGLPYLIDAMPGILSRCPDTALIVCGDGPMREDLEKAAKKMGIQDKTFFKGYISKKDKSDYLQMADILVIPSIVTGSGDVEGLPVTLLEGMASGLPVIATDVGGMKDAVTDGWNGFMVPEKDPASISDKAVAILKDNGLASLLSKNALETARKYDWERIGGEYKRIMESFN; encoded by the coding sequence ATGATGCCGAAAAAAGTGCTGGTGCTTACGACAACTTTCCCGCGATGGAATGGCGACGTAAGGCCCGAGTTCGTATATGACCTGTCAAAATGGCTTCAAAAGAACGACATGGAAATCGTTGTTCTGGCCCCGCACCATCCGGGGGCGAAAAAATACGAGGTCATGGAGGGAATTAAAGTTTACCGGTACAGGTATTTTATTCCGGTGAAATACCAGAGGCTCGTATACGGCGGAGGTGTCCTGCCTAATATTAAACAGAGCTGGCTCGCGAAGGTCCAGGTCCCGGTATTGTTTTTATCAGGCCTTTATTGCGCTGGAAGGATAATAAAAAAGGAAAATATTGACATAGTACACTCTCACTGGATAATCCCCGGAGGGCTGACAGGCTCTTTGTGCAGTCATTTTTTTAAGACCCGGCACTTAATGACGCTACACGGGGCCGGACTGTTCGCTCTTGAAAAAATGCCGTTCAAGAAGGCGATAGCCGGATATATACTTAAGAACTCCGACGGTGTCACTGTCGTAAGCGAGCATATTAAGAAAAGGCTGCTCGATCTCGCCGGAGATATGCGAAATTATCCTCCTCAGGATGTAAGTGTGCTTCCAATGGGAATATATCCCGGCGAATTCTTGGCCGTGGATAACAAGGAGGAGTTGAAAATCAGGCACGGGATATCGTATAAAAACGTCATACTCTTTATAGGGCGGCTGGTCGATAAAAAAGGCCTGCCCTATCTTATCGATGCTATGCCCGGTATACTATCCCGATGTCCGGATACTGCGCTTATCGTTTGCGGTGACGGGCCTATGAGGGAAGATCTCGAAAAGGCCGCTAAAAAAATGGGCATACAGGATAAGACATTCTTTAAAGGCTATATAAGCAAGAAGGATAAATCCGACTACTTACAAATGGCCGATATCCTCGTGATACCTTCGATCGTTACGGGCTCGGGTGATGTGGAAGGCCTGCCGGTGACATTACTTGAAGGCATGGCTTCCGGCCTGCCGGTCATAGCCACGGACGTGGGGGGCATGAAAGATGCGGTCACCGACGGGTGGAACGGGTTCATGGTGCCTGAAAAGGACCCGGCCTCCATATCGGATAAAGCTGTGGCAATATTGAAAGATAACGGGCTCGCATCCCTGCTTTCAAAGAACGCGCTGGAAACCGCCCGCAAATATGACTGGGAACGAATAGGCGGAGAATATAAAAGGATCATGGAGAGCTTTAATTGA